A region of the Chlamydia felis Fe/C-56 genome:
ATGACCGGCCGCATTTCTTCCCGCAATAATCCCTTGATGAGAGGCCACATGAGCGAGTAACCATTTTCCGGTAATATCTCCAATAGCAAAGATATTAGTAACGTTAGTTCTCATAGTTTCATCTACGGGGATAATACCACGTTCATTGCGAATAACTCCGGCGTTGTCTAAACCAATATCTGTAGTATTGAATTGACGCCCAATAGCAACAAGAGCGTAGTCGTATTCTTCAATTTGTTCATTTACGGAAATTCTCACACGATCACCAAGATCTTCAAGTTGTCCAATAGAAGCTTTGGTAACTATGCGAATTCCTTGATGTGAAAATTTGTCCAACATGGTTTTGGAAATATCAGAATTATTCATAGAAAGAATCTGATCTGCGACTTCTATTATGGTGATTTCCACTCCTAAAGTGTTAAAAAGAGAAGCAAATTCACAACCGATAACCCCGCCGCCGATAATAACGAGTTTTTTGGGAAGCTCAGAAAGATTTAAGATGCCTGTTGAGCATAAAATGCGGGAAGAAAAAGGTGCTCCAGGGAAAGGACGAGATTCTGAGCCTGTGGCTATGATAATCTGTTTTGCTTTGATCACTGTAGTATCTTGGCCTTTAACCCTTACTTCTGTGGATGAAATTAAAGATCCTTGACCATTGAACACTGTGATTTTATTGCTACGTATAAGACCTTCTAATCCTTGACGTATGCCATTGACAACTGTGTTTTTTCTTTGGACCATTGCAGGGTAGTCTACAGAATAACCATCAACATTTATTCCGAATTGTTTGGCATGTTTAATTTGGGAAACAATCCCAGATCCTACTAACAGGGCTTTAGAGGGAATGCAGCCACGATTTAAACATGTGCCTCCGGCTTGTTGTTCTTCGATAAGAGCCGTCTTTAATCCTTGTTGTGCTGAAGTAATCGCTGCAACATAACCGCCAGGTCCAGCACCAATAACAACACAGTCAAAATCTGTACTCATATTTTATTCCTAATTCTCGTAAGTATCGAAATTTAAAAGTCCTTAAGAAGGTCTTGTTTAAGACGCTAGGTCGTAATATTATTTTATGAGGAATTTTTTGCTTATTCTAGATCTAAAGATTAATTTTCAGCATTGATTTTTTCCTAATAGAAATTATAATTTAAGTTATGTACTGTAATTATCCATAGTGTGTACAAATCAACATATAAGGAACGTTCTGTTTCTTTGTATTAAATTCCGAATAGGGAAGGTAGGTTATCATGCCATTTGCTAAGGAAGCAGAGATGCAGCGCACATGTTGGAAGTGTGAGGGTAGCGTATCTATGCATATGCCCCAGTGTCCTTATTGCAGTGCATTTCTTCAAGATCCTCCGGGAGCTTCAGGTGGATTCTCTTCATGTCATATTTCTTTCCCAGAAGGCTCTGCAAAGGGAGAATCGGAGGATCTTTTTGCTGTTTCTTCAGAAGATTGGGAAGCTGTTCTTAGTGATCAAAATACTTTCCAAAAGCCGACGGAACAATCTGAAACTGATTGGAATTGGTTACAACATTGGCCGCTCATCGCCTTATTTTTAGGTGCAGGGTTTTTAGCCTTTGCTTTGATTATTCTTCTATTTGCTACAGACTCTGGATTAACCTTGTCATGGCCTAAAAACCGTGCCTATCTCTACGGGGTTTTAGGCGCTGTATTTGCTTATCGGGGCTATTTGAAGCTTGCGCAATGATATTTTCTCTAGTACTTTCTAATTAAATAAGAGGCTCTTCACTAGCATCTGAGATACTATCTATCGTATCCTCTACGCCATTGCGCTCATCTTTATATGATAGAATGGTAATCAAATCCTCCCTATTCAACATATGGAGAATATTGGAATCTTGAGTAGAGATGACCTTATCTAACAGACGGATTTTCTTTTCAATGAGATAGTGAATGCGTTCTTCTAACGTATCCTCAGTCATGAGCTTATAGATAAATACGGTGTTTTTCTGCCCTATTCTATGAACACGATCCAAAGCTTGATTTTCTTTGGCGGGGTTCCACCAGCGGTCGTACATAATTACGACGTTACCCGCGGTAAGATTAATACCCGTTCCGGCAGCTAATAAAGAACCGACAAATACACGACATTCGGGATCAGTAGTGAAGTATTCTATTTCTTCTTTTCTATTCAGAGATTTCCCTTGAATAGAAGCATATTTTACGCCGATCTCTTCCAGATACAACATGATAATGCGAATCATATGAATATATTGCGAAAAGACAACGACTTTA
Encoded here:
- the lpdA gene encoding dihydrolipoyl dehydrogenase, coding for MSTDFDCVVIGAGPGGYVAAITSAQQGLKTALIEEQQAGGTCLNRGCIPSKALLVGSGIVSQIKHAKQFGINVDGYSVDYPAMVQRKNTVVNGIRQGLEGLIRSNKITVFNGQGSLISSTEVRVKGQDTTVIKAKQIIIATGSESRPFPGAPFSSRILCSTGILNLSELPKKLVIIGGGVIGCEFASLFNTLGVEITIIEVADQILSMNNSDISKTMLDKFSHQGIRIVTKASIGQLEDLGDRVRISVNEQIEEYDYALVAIGRQFNTTDIGLDNAGVIRNERGIIPVDETMRTNVTNIFAIGDITGKWLLAHVASHQGIIAGRNAAGHNEVMDYSAVPAVIFTFPEVATVGLSLEAAQQQGIPAKLTKFPFKAIGKAVAMAEADGFAAIISHETTQQILGAYVVGPHAASLIAEMTLAVRNELTLPCIYETIHAHPTLAEVWAEGALLATNHPLHLPPLRL
- a CDS encoding phage holin family protein, translated to MPFAKEAEMQRTCWKCEGSVSMHMPQCPYCSAFLQDPPGASGGFSSCHISFPEGSAKGESEDLFAVSSEDWEAVLSDQNTFQKPTEQSETDWNWLQHWPLIALFLGAGFLAFALIILLFATDSGLTLSWPKNRAYLYGVLGAVFAYRGYLKLAQ